The genomic window ATCGCAGAAGTCCTCTGGAATGACTACCTCCGGCATAATCCAGCCAATCCGCACTGGCCCAATCGCGATCGATTCGTGCTCTCCAACGGCCATGGCTCGATGCTCGTTTACTCGCTGCTGCATCTCAGTGGTTATGACGTGCCGATGGATGCCCTGCGGCATTTCCGACACCTCGGGTCGGGGACACCCGGGCACCCAGAGGTGGGCGACACGCCGGGTGTCGAGACCACAACGGGTCCGCTGGGACAGGGGCTTGCCAACGCGGTGGGCATGGCGCTGGCGGAGCATATCCTCGCCGGTCAGTTCAATCGCCCCGGGCACCCATTGGTTGACCATCACACCTACTGCTTCCTCGGCGACGGCTGCCTGATGGAGGGGATCTCCCACGAGGCCTGTTCGCTCGCCGGCACGCTGGGGCTGGGCAAACTGATCGCGGTTTACGACGATAACGGCATCTCCATCGATGGCAAGGTCCGGAACTGGTTTACCGATGACACGCCCGCCCGGTTCCGTGCTTATGGCTGGCATGTGGTTGAGGAAGTCGACGGTCATGATGCCGAGGCGGTTCGGGCCGCCATCGAGACGGCCCGTGCGGTGACTGACCGGCCGTCGCTCATCTGTGCCAAGACCACGATCGGTTTTGGCGCGCCCAATGTCTGCGGGACCCACGGCGTTCACGGCGCACCACTGGGCGATGAGGAAATACAGGCAAGCCGCGAGTTCCTCGGCTGGACCCACGCGCCATTTGAGATCCCGGACGCGATCTATGACCGCTGGGATGCCCGGGCCCGCGGTAACGCCGCCGAGGCGCAGTGGCGAGAGACGCTGGCCGCCTATCGTGAGGCGCATCCCGAGCTTGCCGCCGACTTCGAGCGCCGCATGGCGGGCGAGCTGCCAACGCATTTCGCTGAGCATGCCCAGGCGTTCATCGAGAAAGCCCAGGCGGAAGGTGGGAATGATGCGAGCCGCAAGCACTCGCAGGCGGTGCTCAATGGCTTCGGTCCGCATCTGCCCGAGCTCACCGGGGGATCCGCTGATCTGACGGGGTCCAACAACACCTGGTGGAAGGACTGCTCGGCGGTGAGCGCCGAGGACCCGGGCGGCAATTACCTGTCCTATGGCGTCCGCGAATTCGGCATGACCGCCATCATGAATGGGATGGCACTGCATGGCGGACTCATCCCCTATGCCGGGACGTTCCTGGTGTTCTCCGACTACGCCCGCAATGCGGTTCGCATGGCGGCGTTGATGGGCGTGCGCAGCATCCTGGTCTACAGCCACGATTCCATCGGTCTGGGCGAGGATGGACCCACCCATCAGCCCATCGAGCAGCTCCCCAGCCTGCGACTCATCCCCAACCTTGATGTCTGGCGGCCCTGTGATCTGACCGAGACGGCGGTCGCCTGGCAGATGGCACTGACCCGCACCAACGGCCCGAGCGCCATGGCCCTGTCGCGCCAGAAGCTGCCCCACCAGCCGCGGCAGAATGACGGGATCGAGGGGATCCGCCGCGGCGGGTATATACTGCGCGAACCGGCGGTGAATCCGCAGGGTATCGTCATGGCGAGCGGCTCCGAGGTGGGGATGGCCGTCGAGGCCGCCGATGCACTCGAAGCGCGGGGCTACGCGATACGGGTGGTCTCGGTTCCATGCCTCGAGCGATTCCTCGCTCAGCCGACCGACTATCGCGAGACGGTCCTGCCGGCCGCGATTGGTGTCCGGGCCGCGGTCGAAGCGGCCGTCCCTGACAGCTGGCGGGCGCTGGTGGGCAACGAGGTAGGACTGGTCGGGCTCCGTGAGTTCGGCGCCTCAGCGCCTGGTGATACCGTTTATGAACATATGGGGCTGACCGCCGAAGCGGTGGTGAGTGCCCTTGAGCAGCAATTAGAGCAATAACAGGAGTCTGGAAATATGGCGATCAAGGTAGGAATCAACGGTTATGGCCGTATCGGCCGTAACGTGCTGCGTGGGCTCTACGAGGGCGGCCGCAGTGACGAGATCCGGGTTGTGGCCATCAACGATCTGGGCGATGCCGAGACCAACGCCCATCTGACCCGCGTCGATACCGCCCACGGCCGCTTCCCCGGCACCGTTGAGGTCCGCGATGGCAACCTGGTCGTCAACGGCGACGAGATCAAGGTCATGGCCGAGCGCGATCCTTCCAAACTGCCGTGGGGCGATCTGGATGTTGACGTGGTCATGGAATGCACCGGGCTTTTCGCCAGCAAGGAAAAGGCCTCGGCGCATCTGCAGGGCGGTGCCCGCAAGGTGCTGATCTCCGCGCCGGGTGGTAGTGACGTCGACGCCTCGGTGGTCTATGGCGTCAACCACAGCGTCTTGCGCGCCGAACACCAGGTGGTCTCCAATGCCTCCTGCACCACCAACTGCCTGGCGCCGCTGGTCAAGCCGCTCAACGATGCAATCGGCATCGAGCAGGGGCTGATGACCACGATCCATTCCTACACCAACGACCAGGTGCTGACCGACGTCTATCACAAGGACCTGCGCCGCGCCCGGAGCGCGACTATGTCGCAGATCCCGACCAAGACCGGTGCCGCCGCCATGGTCGGCCTGGTGCTGCCCGAACTCGACGGCCGCCTTGATGGCTATGCCATGCGCGTGCCGACGATCAACGTCTCCAGCGTTGACCTCTCGTTCATCGCCTCGCGGGACACCTCCGTGGAGGAAGTCAATCGCGTGGTCCATGAGGCCAGCGAGGGGGCACTCAAGGGCGTACTGGCCTACAGCGACGGGCCCTATGTATCGGTGGACTTCAATCACGACGCGCATTCCTCGACGTTCGATGCGACCCTCACCAAAGTGAGCGGCCGGCTGGTGAAGGCCTGCGCCTGGTATGACAATGAGTGGGGCTTTTCCAACCGGATGCTCGATACCGCGCTGGCCATGATGAAGGCCAAGTAATGACGGTACGCACATTGGACGATGTCAGTCTCGCGGATCAGCGGGTACTGGTTCGTGAGGATCTGAACGTACCGCTGAAGGCGGGCGCGATTGTTGACGAGTCCCGTTTGCGGGCGGCGTTGCCGACACTGCAGCGGCTGCTCGATGGCGGCGCTCGGGTCATGGTGATGAGCCATCTGGGGCGGCCCAAGAGTGGTGGGTTCGATCCCGAGGCCTCAATGGCGCCGGTGGCCCGACGCCTCGGTGAACTGCTGGACCGCGAGGTGCCGGTGGTGCGCGACTGGCTGGATGGCGAGACCGTGCCCGAGGCTGGTGGGATCATGCTCTGCGAGAACGTGCGCTTCAACGCCGGCGAGACGGACAACGATGAGGCGCTCTCGCGACGGATGGCCGCGCTCTGCGATCTATTCGTCATGGACGCCTTCGGTACCGCTCACCGCGCCCAGGCCTCGACGCACGGAGTGGCCCGTTTCGCGCCCGACGCCGTTGCCGGGCCTTTGCTGGCGGCGGAGCTCGAGGCACTCGGCAAGGCACTGAAGTCCCCCGATCGACCGCTGGTGGCGATCATCGGTGGCTCCAAGGTGTCCAGCAAGGTCACTGTGCTCGAGCAGCTCACCGACCGCGTGGATCAGCTCATTGTCGGTGGTGGCATCGCCAACACCTTCATCGCTGCGGCCGGTCACGGGGTGGGCAAGTCCCTGATCGAGGCCGATTTCGTCGACACCGCCCGGTCGCTGATGGACAAGGCCCGGGCCGCCGGTGGCGAGATCCCCATTCCCGAGGACGTGATCGTTGCCGATGAGCTGAGCGACTCGGCCGAGGCGCGGGTGCGTGACGTTGATGCGGTCGCTGACAGCGAGATGATCCTCGATGTGGGACCGAAGACGGCGGCGGCCTACGCCGAGCGTCTGCGCCAGGCAGGAACAGTGGTCTGGAACGGTCCGGTGGGGGTGTTCGAGATCGACGCTTTCAGTGCCGGCACCCGGGCACTGGCCGGCGCCATCGCGGAATCCGCGGCGTTCTCCATCGCGGGGGGTGGCGACACGCTGGCCGCGGTTGCGAAGTACGGCGTTGAGGATCGCATTTCATATATCTCCACCGGCGGCGGCGCATTCCTCGAATTCCTCGAGGGTCGTGAGCTACCCGCCGTGGCTGTGCTGGATCGATAAGGGAGAATCGACGATGAGCCGTCAGACAAAAATAGTTGCGACCCTCGGTCCGGCAACCACCGATGAGGCGTCGCTGCGGGGGATCGTAGACGCCGGCGTCGACATGGTTCGAATGAACCTCTCGCACGGTGATCACGACGAGCACCGCGACCGCGAGCAGACCCTGCGTCGCACCGCACGGGCCGCCGGCCGGGTGGTCGGTATGCTCTGCGACCTCCAGGGGCCGAAAATCCGTGTCGAGCGTTTCACCGGCGGATCGGTGGAGCTCGACGAGGGCGCTGCCTTTTTCCTCGATCCCACACTCGATGGCGATGCGGGCAGTTCCGAGGGAGTGGGCGTGGCCTACGCCGGGCTGCCCACTGACGTGGCCCCAGGCGATATCCTGCTGCTCGCCGATGGGTTGATCCGTCTGCAGGTCGAGCGCATCGAGGGGACCCGCATTCACACCACGGTGCAGGTGGGTGGCACGCTGGGTGATCGCAAGGGCATCAATCGGCTGGGCGGGGGGCTGTCCGTTCGTGCCCTGACCGATAAGGATCGCGTGGATATCAAGCTCGCCGCCGAGCTCGAGGCCGACTACATGGCCGTGTCCTTTCCCCGCGACGGCGCCGACATTGACGAGGCGCGGGCGCTGCTGCGCGAGGCCGGTGGCCATGGCGGCATTGTCGCCAAAATCGAGCGCCACGAGGCGGTAGAGGCCCTGGACGAGATCATGGAAGCCGCCGACGCGGTGATGATCGCCCGCGGGGATCTCGCCGTGGAGATCGGCGATGCCGAGCTGCCCGGCGTACAGAAGCGCATCATGCGCATGGCCCGCGAACGGGACTGTGTGGTGATCACCGCCACCCAGATGATGCAGTCGATGGTCGACAGTCCCATGCCCACCCGCGCTGAGGTGCTGGACGTGGCCAATGCGGTGCTCGACGGCACCGACGCGGTCATGCTCTCCGAGGAGACCGCGATGGGGCATTACCCGGCCGAGACGGTTGGCGCCATGTCGCGGGTCTGCGTGGGGGCCGAGACATATGCCGACGAGACGCGCCCGGTGGGTGGGCTGACACCCGGCGTGCATTTCGATCGCATTGACGAGTCTATCGCCAAGACGGCGATAACCACGGCCAACAGCCTTGGGGCGAAGGCGATCGCGGCGCTTACCGAATCCGGTGCAACCGCTATGTGGATGTCACGGATCGGCACGGATATCCCGATCTACGCCCTCTCGGAGCAGCCGCGGACGCGACGTAAGGTGACCCTCTACCGGGGCGTCAACCCAATCCGGTTCGATCCGACCCAGCGTGAGCATGATGCGGTGAACCGAGAAGCGGTGGCGGAGCTCAAGGGGCTCGGTGCGGTCGGTGATGACGACCTCGTGGTCATTACCAAGGGGGACCTTGCCGGCGAGCAGGGTGGGACCAACGCCATGAAGGTGGTGAAGGTCAGCGAGATCATCTAGCCCGCCCTGCGCTCACCGGTCTCAATGACCGGTGAGCCGCCTCTCCGCCTCCCGATACTTCGCCGCTGTCTGTTCAATGACTGTTTCCGGCAGTTCTGGGGCGGGTGGGGTCTTGTCCCAGTCCAGCATCTCGAGATAGTCCCGGATGTATTGCTTGTCGAAGCTCGGCGGAGAGCTGTCCGGTCGGTACTCGCTGGCCGGCCAGAAGCGGCTGGAGTCGGGAGTCAGCGCTTCATCGATCCAGACCAGGTCACCGGTGCTGTCGAGACCGAACTCGAACTTGGTATCGGCGATGATGATGCCGCGTTCGCGGGCAAACGCCGCGGCCTCACTGTAGAGCGATAGCGTAATGCGGCGCAGGCGCTCGGCCATGTCACGGCCGAGCCCCGCCACCACCGCCTCGAAACCGACGTTCTCATCATGATCACCCGCCGCCGCCTTGGTTGATGGCGTGAACAGCGGCTGCGGGAGCGGATCGGCCTGCCGCAGACCGCGCTCTAGGCGGATTCCGCAGAGGTGGCCCGTTGCCTGGTAGTCCTTCCAGCCCGAACCGATCAGATAGCCGCGTGCAATCGCCTCGAACGACAGCGGTTCGACCCGTTTGACGATCGCCGCCCGACCGTCGATCTGCTCGCGCTCGTCAGGGTCGCTGAGAACAGCCTCAAGCGGCAGGTCGAGGCGTTGGTCTGGCAGTTGACCGGCGAGCCGCTCGAACCAGAAGCCCGACAATCGGTTGAGGACCGCGCCCTTGCCGGGAATCGGATCCGGTAGCACGACGTCGAAGGCCGACAGTCGATCAGTGGTGACAACGAGCAGCGTGCGGTCATCGACCGCGTAGACGTCGCGGACCTTGCCCCGCTGCAGGAGTGGCAGGCTCTGGATCTCACTCTGATAGAGGTGCTCGGGCGGCAATTCAGGCTCCTTTCTTGATCTGCTCGAATGCCGCCAGGGCTGCCTGACGGCTTTCCTTCAGGTCGACCAGCGGATGCGGATAGTGCACGCCCAGCGTGACGCCGGCATCACCCAGGACGCTGGCCGGGGCCTGCCAGGGGGCCTGGCGATGTTTGGCCGGCAGCCCGGCGAGCGCCGGCAGCCACTGTGCGATGTAGGCGCCATCGGCATCAAAGCGCTCACCCTGGCGGATTGGATTGAACACCCGGAAATAGGGCGCGGCATCAGCGCCGCTGCCCGCCACCCACTGCCAGCCCAGGCTGTTGCTGGCCAGATCGGCATCGACCAGCGTCTCCCAGAACCAGGCCTCGCCGGCCTGCCAGGGCAGACGGAGGTTTTTGACCAGAAACGAGCCCACTACCATGCGCACGCGGTTGTGCATCCAGCCCGTGGTGTAGAGCTCGCGCATGCCGGCATCGACCAGCGGAATGCCGGTCTCACCACGCTGCCAGGCGCCGAGGAGCTGATCACCCGGATCCTCCTGCCAGGGGAAATCGGCGAACCGCGGATTAAGGGGGGCATCGGGGAATTCGGGATGGTGATAGAGCACATGCTGGGCGAACTCCCGCCAGCCGATCTCGGAGAGGAACATCTCGGCACTGTCGAGTCGGTCGCCCTCGGCGCCATGCCGGGCGAGCTGTGTCTGTACCGCCTGCCAGATCTGGCGTGGGCTGATCTCGCCGTGATGGAGATGCGGCGAGAGTCGTGAGGTACCGGCCACGGCGGGCTGCTCGCGACCCTCGCGGTAGTCGGCAAGGGCGGTTTCCATAAAGCCGCCAAGCCGATCCTGAGCGCCCTGCTCGCCGGGCTGCCAGGTGCGACGCAGCCCCTCCGCCCAGTCGACACGCGGCAGTAGATCGAGCGCGTCCAGCGGGGCGGTGATACCCGCCGGGGGGACGACTGCACCGGCCAGATCCCGGGCCCCATCGGGCGCGGCGAGATCGGTCGGCACCGAGAGCGGTGGGGCGGGCTCGGCCTGTCGCCGACAGGCACGCCAGAACGGCGTGAACGCCTTGTAATCGCCACCGGTGCCGGTCTGGATGGTCCAGGGCTCGTGCAGCAGGGCGGCGTTATGGCTGTGGGCGTCGATGCCCTCGGCCTTGAGACGCTGCTTGACCCGGGTGTCGTGCTCGATCCGCGCCGGCTCGTAGAGCCGGTTCCAGTGCACTGCCTCCGCCCCGGTCTCGGCGATCAGTTCAACGATCGTCGCCAGGCTCTCGCCCTCGCGGACGATCAGCGGCAGCCCCCGGGCGGCCAGGGCGTCCGCCAGGGCCTGGAGGCTGTGGTGCAGCCACCAGTTGCTGGCGCTTCCCGGCGCCCAGTCGCCCGCCTCGGCCGGGGCATGGATATACACCGGGATCACGGGGCGTCCCGCGCGCGCCGCGGCATGCAGTGCCGGATTGTCGGCAAGGCGCAGGTCACGACGGATCCAGTAGAGGGCAGGGCGCATGGAGGGAGTCCTCGTGTTAAGCGGAGTCGTTGGCCAGCCGCGGCTGTCTCACCGCATAATCATACCGATACGGTCATCAGGGGCACAGGGAAACCATGACAGCAACAACGACACAGGGCGGACGCGTCGTCCTTATTACCGGGGCGAGTGCAGGGATTGGTGAAGCGCTGGCGATCAAGCTTGCCCGGGATCACTGGCAGGTCGTCGTCAGTGCCCGTCGCGAGGCGGCACTGCGCGCGATCGGCGAGGCGCATCCGGACATCGCTGACCGAATCCATCCCTATCCACTGGATGTGACCGATCCGCAGGCCTGTGAACAGGTCTTCGCGGCGGTCGAGGACGAGGTTGGCGAGATCGACACCATCATCCTCAATGCTGGTGACTACGACCCAATGCCCCTCGATGACTTCGATCCGGCGGTGTTCCGGCGCCTGGCGGAGGTCAATTATCTGGGCACGGTCAACGGCGTCGGCGCCGCGCTGTCGCTCATGCGTCCCCGCGCCCGGGGCCAGATCCTGGTCACTGCCAGCCTTTCGGCCTATCGCGGTCTGCCCCAGGCAGCGCCTTATGGCGCCAGTAAGGCGGCCGTTCTGAACATGGCCGAGGCGTTGCAGCCGGCGCTGCAGGGAACGGGCGTATCACTGCGTGTGATCAACCCCGGTTTCGTGAAGACCCGTCTGACCGAGAAGAACCAATTCCACATGCCGCAGCTCATCTCGCCGGAACGCGCCGCGGACTATATTCAGGATGAAATCGACGACGAGGGATTCGAGATCGTCTTTCCCAAGCGTTTCGCCTACACACTCAAACTGCTGCGGCTGTTGCCCTATAAGCTGTATTTCGCGCTGACCCGGCGCATGGTCCAGTCGTGACGGCGCTGCAGCGCTATGGCGAGTTCTTTGCCGGCATGCAGCCGACCGATCTGGATCGCCTCGATATCGTTTTCGTCGAAAACGCACGCTTTCGCGATCCGTTCAACGAAGTCGAGGGAATCGCCGCGATCCGGGCGGTATTCGAGCACATGTACGCCAATTGCGCTGAAGCGCGGTTCGAGGTGCTCGAGTCGGTGGGCGGAGAGCGGGTCGGCTATCTGCGCTGGCGTTTTCACTTCCGTCTCAAGCGCGACCGGCGCAAGCGTCGCCCCGTCGATGGGGTGTCGCGTGTGGTGCTCGCCGAAGACGGGCGCGTCCGTGAACATATCGACTATTGGGATGCCGCCGGCCAGCTCTATGAGCAGTTCCCGGTCATTGGGGGGCTGATGCGCTGGCTGCGCTCACGGCTCGCCGTCGCCGACCGTTAGCGCGTCGGGTCGACTGCTGCGCTGGGCCCGCTCTCCGCGTCGTGGACCCGCGCCCGAGTGGCGACCTGCGCCCGCCGGTCGTGGGGGAATCGCCACATCAGCGCGGTCGCGGCGAGCTTGAAGCCGATCGGGACGGCGCCGTAGAACAGTGCGAGGGCGAAGGTGCCATCCCGGTCCTCGACCTGGGTGGCATCGAATCCGAACCACTCCAGAAGCGGGAAGGCGATGCCCACGGCCAGGGCAAGGGCGAGCTTGGTCGCCATGTTCCAGATCCCGAAGTAGAGCCCGGTACGCCGGCCACCACCGGCGGCGGTGTCGAGGTCGACCAGATCGGCCTGGATGGCCGCCGGCAGGGCCATGTCCACGGCCACGCCGACCCCGGACAGGAGGCAGATGATCAGAAACGCGGTGGTGTCGCCGGGCCCCAGGAACGGCACCGCTGCGAAGATCAGTGAGGTCCAGAGCATCGACAGCGCCCAGGCGCGATGCTTGCCGATCCGCTGCGACAGCCACAGCCAGCCCGGCAGCGCCGCGATACCGACCACGAAATAGACCAGCAGCAGCGGGCCAGTCCAGCTTTCGGCGCGCAGGACATGGACCACGAACAGCGTGAACAGTGATGCCGGCAGACCGTTCGCCAGGCCATTCATGACATAGGCGGCCAGCAGACGCAGGAAGGGGCGATTGTTGCGCAGCAGGTGCCAGCCTTCCCGCCAGCCAACGGGATGCGAGGTGAGTCGGTACTCGGGGACACGCCAGAGCGTGAGTGCGACCACCGGCGGCAGCACCAGGACCAGCAGCCAGGCGAGGCCCGAGAGCGTCTCGGCATCGGCCCGACCGGCGCCGGCAAGGGTCGGCCAGGCGATGGCGAGCAGGGTGCCGGCGAGCATAAAGCCCTCGCGGCTTGCGGTCAGGCTGGAGCGCTGATCATAGTCTTCCGAGAGCTCGGCACCCCAGGCGGTATAGGGCAGCGACATGAGCGTCCAGCCAAGATAGGCGGCGAGCCCCCAGCCCAGCAGATAGCCCAGTCCGACTGCCTCGGGCGGCCGAAACAGCGCCCAGGCACTGACCAGTAACACCGGCATGCCGGCGGCGATCAGTGGTCGGCGTCGGCCCCAGCGGGTCTGCAGACGATCACCGAGGCTGCCGATGAGCGGGTCGGTGACCACATCCCAGAGCCGTGCGACCAGCAACGCGGTGCCCACGGCGGCAAGGCCAAGTGTTTCGCCATAGAACCCCGGCAGGAACACGTACATGGGCACGCCCATGACCGCCAGCGGGACCGCCGGCAGCCCATAGAACAGGATCTGTGCGCGGCTCAGACTCACGGCCGACGCAGCAGCACGCGTTTCACGTCGATGCTCTCGGTGCGGAATCCGGCATAGCAGTAGGCCAGGTAATAGCGCCACATATTGATGAAGTAATCATCGAAGCCGAGTGCGCGGATCCGCGGCAGTGCCTGTACGAAGCGGGCATCCCACTGCAGCAGCGTGGTGGCGTAGTGCTGGCCAAGGCCAGTGGACTCGAGGACCTCGAGACCGCCATTGTTGCTCTCCTGCGCCAGCCGCTGCGGCGTCGGTAGCATGCCGCCGGGGAAGATATAGCGCTGGATGAAATCCGGCCGGCGACGGTATTCCTCGAATCGGTCCTCATCAATCGTAATGCCATGCAACCCGATCCGCCCGCCGGGGCGGACGCGGTCATGGAGCATCCGGAAGTAGGCGGGCCAGTAGTCCTCGCCCACCGCCTCGAGCATCTCGATGGACACGGCGTGGTCAAAGCGACCGCGGGTATCGCGATAGTCCTCGAGGCGCAGATCCACCTGGTCGGCGAACCCGGCCTCGGCGATCTGGCGCCGGGCCCAGGCGAGCTGTTCGGTGGACAGGGTCAGGCCGGTGACCTTAATGCCCCGGCGCGCCGCGGCCATTGCAAAGCCGCCCCAGCCGCAGCCGATCTCGAGGATATGCTCACCGGGCTGGGCACCGAGGGTGTCGAGCAGCCGGTCATACTTATTGCGCTGCGCCTCAACGAGGGGCTGATCGGGGCGCTCGAAGATCGCCGCCGAGTAGGTCATCGTGTCGTCGAGCCAGTGGCGATAGAACTCGTTACCGAGATCATAATGGGCGGCGATGTTGCGGCGGCTGCCCTGCTGGGTGTTCCGGCGCCCGCGATGGTGCAGTGACAGACGCAGGCGATGCAGCCAGGAGGGCTCCATGCGCTGCTGAAAGGCGTCCTCGTTGCGCAGCATCAGCTCGAGCAGATGTGCCGTGTCGGGGCTCGACCATTCACCGGCCATATAGCTCTCGGCAAAGCCCACTGACCCGCGGGTGGCGATCCGCGCCACCATGCGGAGGGGCCGATGCAGCCGCATCGTACCGGTGGGGCCGGCCTCGCGGCCCTGAATGAGGAAGGGTTCGCCGTCGGGCATCTGACCCTCCATCCGGCCCCGGCGCAGACGGCTGAGCCAGCCCAGCAGAATGCGTCCGGCCAGGGGAAGGGGCGAGGGTAGGTCGATGACCGACTCCTGGTGACTCGTCATTGACTGATCTCCGAATCCGGCGGCGCCGGTTTGCGGTGGAAGCGTCCACCCCGGAGCCAGATCTTGAGGGCCTGCCAGTGAATGGCAGCAATCACTTTCAGCGTCATAAAGGGTACCGTCACGGCGGCGCGGAGCAAGCCCCGGTCCCCCCCGCGTCGGCGCTCACCGGTCTGCACCGCAATCAGGGCAGGTGTCTCCGGGTGATCGACATTATGCCAGTTCACGGTCGCACCATAGCGCTCGTCCGGGGCCTGTATGCGGAACTGATAGTGGCCGTTGCGGGGCAGGAACGGCGAGACATGGAAGACCTTGGTCGCCGAGTCGCGCAGTCGCTCCGGGAGCGCATCGCCCTTTTCGTGGAGCAGATAGCCATGCCACTGCCCGAAGGTGTTGCGGACCTCCGCGAGGACGGCGCGGAGCGTCCCGTCGGCATGCCGGCAGAACCACAACGTGAGCGGATTGAATACATAGCCCAGCACCCGCGGGTAACAGAGGATCTGCACCCGGCCGCCGTCAAGCTCGATGCCTGCCTCCGCGAGTCGCGCATCGATCCACGGGCGTAGGGGGGAGCCATCCTTGGGGCCGTGATCGCTGTCGCGGAATCCAATCAGGTTGAAGCGGTTGTGCGAGAACAGCCGATGACGACGGGCCGCCTCATCCAGACGGTCGATATCGAGCAGCAGGCTGAACACCCGGTAGCTGAAGTGATACCGGGGCTCGATCCGGCGCTCGTGAACCAGCTGGCCGCTGTAGAGCGTGAGTGCGTCGGCCGCCGTCATGCCATGGACACTCCCTGCCAGGGGGCGGGGGCGCCGAGCCGTTCGGCGACGCGGACGGCGCTCGCCAGCGCATCCTCATGGAAGCCATAGCCGTGATAGCTCCCGCAGTACCAGATCCGGTCATTGCCCTGAATGGTCGGCAGATCCGTCTGGGCATCGATGGCCGCCTGATCGAAGACCGGATGGTCATAGCGCATGCGGCGGATGACCGTTTCCGACTCGGGCGTCTGCAGTGGGTTGAGGCTCACGAACACGTCCGTCCCGGTGGCCAGGGATTGCAGGCGATTCATCCAGTAAGTCACTGACACTGGATGTGTTCCATCGACGCCTTCAGTGGTCAGATGGTTCCACGATGACCACACGGCGCGCCGCCTCGGCATCAGGCGTGTATCGGTATGCAGCCAGGCATCATTCGTGTTGTAGCCGAAGGCCGACAGTAGCCCGGCCTCATCGGCATGGGGGGCCTCCAGCATGGCGAGGGTCTGATCCCCGTGCGCGGCCATCACCACTTCGTCGAACTCACCCAGCTCGCCATCCCTGCCGCTGAGACGCACCCCGGTCTCAGTCCGGCAGACCGAGCGCACGGGCATGGCCGTGTGGATGTGGGCAATGGACGGGCGCATGCGCTGGATGTACTCGCGACTCCCGCCGCTCACGGTCCGCCATTGAGGCCGGTCCTTAAGCTGGATCAGGCCATGATTGTAGAAAAACTGCAGGAAGGACCGCGCCGGGAACGCCAGCATTACGTCCTGCGGGCAGGACCAGATCGCCGCGCTCATGGGCAGGAGGTAATAGCGTCGGAATGCCTCGCCCATGCCCAGCTGATCAAGCAATTCACCCAGGCTGATGTCATCACCCTGCGCACCGCTTGCCAGCCGCTCGTTGGCGGCCTTATTGAAACGCAGGATGTCGCGCACCATACCCAGAAACCGCGGGCGGAACAGATTGC from Spiribacter curvatus includes these protein-coding regions:
- a CDS encoding phosphoribosylaminoimidazolesuccinocarboxamide synthase, whose product is MPPEHLYQSEIQSLPLLQRGKVRDVYAVDDRTLLVVTTDRLSAFDVVLPDPIPGKGAVLNRLSGFWFERLAGQLPDQRLDLPLEAVLSDPDEREQIDGRAAIVKRVEPLSFEAIARGYLIGSGWKDYQATGHLCGIRLERGLRQADPLPQPLFTPSTKAAAGDHDENVGFEAVVAGLGRDMAERLRRITLSLYSEAAAFARERGIIIADTKFEFGLDSTGDLVWIDEALTPDSSRFWPASEYRPDSSPPSFDKQYIRDYLEMLDWDKTPPAPELPETVIEQTAAKYREAERRLTGH
- the pyk gene encoding pyruvate kinase; this translates as MSRQTKIVATLGPATTDEASLRGIVDAGVDMVRMNLSHGDHDEHRDREQTLRRTARAAGRVVGMLCDLQGPKIRVERFTGGSVELDEGAAFFLDPTLDGDAGSSEGVGVAYAGLPTDVAPGDILLLADGLIRLQVERIEGTRIHTTVQVGGTLGDRKGINRLGGGLSVRALTDKDRVDIKLAAELEADYMAVSFPRDGADIDEARALLREAGGHGGIVAKIERHEAVEALDEIMEAADAVMIARGDLAVEIGDAELPGVQKRIMRMARERDCVVITATQMMQSMVDSPMPTRAEVLDVANAVLDGTDAVMLSEETAMGHYPAETVGAMSRVCVGAETYADETRPVGGLTPGVHFDRIDESIAKTAITTANSLGAKAIAALTESGATAMWMSRIGTDIPIYALSEQPRTRRKVTLYRGVNPIRFDPTQREHDAVNREAVAELKGLGAVGDDDLVVITKGDLAGEQGGTNAMKVVKVSEII
- the gap gene encoding type I glyceraldehyde-3-phosphate dehydrogenase; the encoded protein is MAIKVGINGYGRIGRNVLRGLYEGGRSDEIRVVAINDLGDAETNAHLTRVDTAHGRFPGTVEVRDGNLVVNGDEIKVMAERDPSKLPWGDLDVDVVMECTGLFASKEKASAHLQGGARKVLISAPGGSDVDASVVYGVNHSVLRAEHQVVSNASCTTNCLAPLVKPLNDAIGIEQGLMTTIHSYTNDQVLTDVYHKDLRRARSATMSQIPTKTGAAAMVGLVLPELDGRLDGYAMRVPTINVSSVDLSFIASRDTSVEEVNRVVHEASEGALKGVLAYSDGPYVSVDFNHDAHSSTFDATLTKVSGRLVKACAWYDNEWGFSNRMLDTALAMMKAK
- a CDS encoding phosphoglycerate kinase, producing MTVRTLDDVSLADQRVLVREDLNVPLKAGAIVDESRLRAALPTLQRLLDGGARVMVMSHLGRPKSGGFDPEASMAPVARRLGELLDREVPVVRDWLDGETVPEAGGIMLCENVRFNAGETDNDEALSRRMAALCDLFVMDAFGTAHRAQASTHGVARFAPDAVAGPLLAAELEALGKALKSPDRPLVAIIGGSKVSSKVTVLEQLTDRVDQLIVGGGIANTFIAAAGHGVGKSLIEADFVDTARSLMDKARAAGGEIPIPEDVIVADELSDSAEARVRDVDAVADSEMILDVGPKTAAAYAERLRQAGTVVWNGPVGVFEIDAFSAGTRALAGAIAESAAFSIAGGGDTLAAVAKYGVEDRISYISTGGGAFLEFLEGRELPAVAVLDR
- the tkt gene encoding transketolase; this encodes MPTRRELANAIRALSMDAVQSAQSGHPGAPMGMADIAEVLWNDYLRHNPANPHWPNRDRFVLSNGHGSMLVYSLLHLSGYDVPMDALRHFRHLGSGTPGHPEVGDTPGVETTTGPLGQGLANAVGMALAEHILAGQFNRPGHPLVDHHTYCFLGDGCLMEGISHEACSLAGTLGLGKLIAVYDDNGISIDGKVRNWFTDDTPARFRAYGWHVVEEVDGHDAEAVRAAIETARAVTDRPSLICAKTTIGFGAPNVCGTHGVHGAPLGDEEIQASREFLGWTHAPFEIPDAIYDRWDARARGNAAEAQWRETLAAYREAHPELAADFERRMAGELPTHFAEHAQAFIEKAQAEGGNDASRKHSQAVLNGFGPHLPELTGGSADLTGSNNTWWKDCSAVSAEDPGGNYLSYGVREFGMTAIMNGMALHGGLIPYAGTFLVFSDYARNAVRMAALMGVRSILVYSHDSIGLGEDGPTHQPIEQLPSLRLIPNLDVWRPCDLTETAVAWQMALTRTNGPSAMALSRQKLPHQPRQNDGIEGIRRGGYILREPAVNPQGIVMASGSEVGMAVEAADALEARGYAIRVVSVPCLERFLAQPTDYRETVLPAAIGVRAAVEAAVPDSWRALVGNEVGLVGLREFGASAPGDTVYEHMGLTAEAVVSALEQQLEQ